The Erythrobacter insulae genome window below encodes:
- the rfbC gene encoding dTDP-4-dehydrorhamnose 3,5-epimerase: MIVEQTPLDGVLLITPDRYGDDRGFFAETYNVKALLAHGITRQFVQDNHSMSMQANTVRGLHFQAPPHAQAKLVRCGRGALFDVAVDIRSGSPTYGKWWGAELSFDNGCQMFIPEGFAHGFATRCAETEIVYKCSQYYAPQAEASLRFDDRDLAIDWRIEGTPILSERDRNAMVFSGWKSPFTYGDA, from the coding sequence ATGATAGTCGAACAAACTCCGCTGGACGGGGTCCTCCTGATCACTCCAGACAGATACGGCGATGACCGCGGATTTTTTGCAGAGACATACAACGTCAAGGCGTTGCTCGCGCATGGTATCACCCGGCAGTTCGTTCAGGATAATCATTCAATGTCGATGCAGGCGAACACGGTTCGAGGGCTGCATTTTCAGGCGCCGCCCCACGCTCAGGCTAAACTGGTGCGGTGCGGGCGGGGCGCGCTGTTTGATGTGGCGGTCGATATCCGGTCGGGATCGCCGACCTATGGCAAGTGGTGGGGCGCCGAGCTGAGTTTTGACAATGGTTGTCAGATGTTCATTCCGGAAGGCTTTGCCCATGGTTTTGCCACGCGCTGTGCAGAGACAGAGATCGTCTACAAATGTTCGCAATATTATGCCCCGCAAGCCGAAGCATCATTACGGTTCGATGATCGCGACCTCGCAATAGATTGGCGTATAGAGGGCACGCCGATACTGTCAGAAAGGGACCGCAATGCTATGGTGTTTTCCGGCTGGAAATCACCCTTCACATATGGCGATGCGTGA
- a CDS encoding serine hydrolase domain-containing protein has protein sequence MTDRISIFRFAAPVAVLAALAGCGESPPLAPAPLGDEALAAVTADAGAPKDQLARQIDELFTKDGLGETRAVVLMADGKIAAERYSEGYDADTRMISWSMAKTITAVLIGMLIADGKLTLDEPAPIPMWQRPGDPRAEITLRHLLQMRSGLRHTEAGDPPYDSSEVRMLFLDGRDDMARWATEQPLEAEPGEKFEYSSNTTVILAAIAASALTASDDPDARRTAINDFLQERLFEPLAMASMVAEYDASGTLIGGSLMHATARDWAKFGEFMRNQGRSPDGEQLVPSRWISAMVEPSPTAQQYGFQTWLNRPLGAQGSEFGHPLFPERAPASLFSLIGHMGQYVLVSPEQRVTLVRLGHSTSTERPAMLQEAADVIALYPAR, from the coding sequence ATGACTGATCGTATTTCCATCTTTCGTTTTGCCGCCCCGGTTGCGGTGCTGGCGGCTCTGGCCGGTTGCGGTGAAAGTCCGCCGCTCGCCCCGGCGCCTCTGGGCGATGAGGCTTTGGCAGCCGTCACCGCAGATGCGGGCGCGCCAAAGGACCAGCTAGCGCGCCAGATTGACGAGCTTTTCACCAAAGATGGATTGGGCGAGACACGCGCTGTGGTGTTGATGGCCGATGGCAAGATTGCGGCCGAGCGTTATTCCGAAGGCTATGATGCCGATACCCGCATGATCAGCTGGTCGATGGCCAAAACCATCACTGCCGTTTTGATCGGCATGCTGATCGCCGATGGCAAGTTGACGCTGGACGAGCCCGCGCCGATCCCGATGTGGCAGCGGCCTGGCGATCCCAGGGCAGAGATCACCTTGCGCCACCTGCTGCAAATGCGCAGCGGTTTGCGGCATACCGAAGCCGGCGATCCGCCTTACGATTCCTCCGAGGTCCGCATGCTGTTCCTTGACGGGCGCGATGATATGGCGCGCTGGGCCACCGAACAGCCGTTGGAGGCAGAGCCGGGGGAAAAGTTTGAATATTCTTCCAACACCACAGTGATCCTCGCCGCTATCGCCGCGAGCGCTTTGACAGCAAGCGATGACCCGGATGCGCGGCGCACCGCGATCAATGACTTTTTGCAAGAACGCCTGTTCGAACCGCTCGCGATGGCATCAATGGTCGCCGAATATGATGCGTCAGGCACGCTCATCGGCGGCAGCCTGATGCACGCGACCGCGCGCGACTGGGCCAAATTCGGCGAATTCATGCGCAATCAGGGCCGCTCTCCCGATGGCGAGCAATTGGTGCCGAGCCGCTGGATCAGCGCGATGGTAGAGCCAAGCCCGACGGCGCAGCAATACGGCTTTCAGACATGGCTAAACCGGCCATTGGGCGCGCAAGGCTCGGAATTCGGGCATCCGCTGTTCCCCGAGCGCGCACCGGCCAGCCTGTTTTCCCTGATCGGGCATATGGGACAGTACGTGCTCGTCTCGCCTGAACAACGCGTTACGCTGGTACGCCTTGGACATTCCACCTCAACAGAGCGCCCCGCCATGTTGCAGGAAGCCGCCGATGTGATCGCGCTCTACCCGGCGAGGTAA
- the fcl gene encoding GDP-L-fucose synthase, with product MYDLNGKRIYVAGHRGMVGGAIVRQLEDRGVEVLTAPREVDLREQAAVRDWFAANRPDGVIVAAAKVGGILANDNYPAEFLYDNLMIEANVIEAAYRNDTEKLLFLGSSCIYPKLAPQPIPEDALLTGPLEPTNEWYAIAKITGIKLCESYRKQYGADYISAMPTNLYGPGDNFDLQSSHVLPALIRKAHEAKLAGAQSIMIWGSGTPRREFLHVDDLAAGCVFLLENYSDAGHVNLGSGTDLTINELVETVCKVVGFEGTIERDTSKPDGTPRKLMDGSKIAALGWSPKIGLEEGITDAYRWFLENVAE from the coding sequence ATGTATGACCTAAACGGCAAACGGATTTATGTTGCGGGCCATCGCGGCATGGTGGGCGGCGCGATTGTTCGCCAGCTTGAAGACCGCGGTGTTGAGGTTCTGACCGCCCCGCGCGAAGTTGACTTGCGCGAACAGGCGGCAGTGCGGGACTGGTTCGCAGCCAACCGGCCCGATGGCGTAATCGTTGCAGCGGCGAAAGTTGGCGGCATCCTTGCCAATGACAATTATCCGGCCGAATTTCTGTATGACAATTTGATGATCGAGGCGAACGTGATCGAAGCGGCCTATCGCAACGACACCGAAAAGCTGCTGTTTCTGGGATCATCCTGCATTTACCCAAAACTCGCGCCGCAACCCATCCCCGAAGACGCGCTGCTGACAGGTCCGCTTGAACCGACCAATGAATGGTACGCCATCGCCAAGATTACCGGGATCAAATTGTGCGAATCCTATCGCAAGCAATATGGCGCCGATTATATCAGCGCGATGCCGACCAATCTGTATGGCCCCGGCGACAATTTCGACCTGCAATCAAGCCACGTCTTGCCCGCCCTGATCCGCAAGGCGCATGAAGCAAAATTGGCTGGTGCACAAAGCATCATGATCTGGGGCAGCGGAACACCGCGCCGCGAATTTCTGCACGTCGATGATCTGGCGGCTGGCTGCGTCTTCCTGCTCGAAAATTACTCCGATGCGGGTCACGTCAATCTGGGCTCTGGCACGGATCTGACCATCAATGAATTGGTCGAAACCGTGTGCAAGGTTGTTGGCTTTGAAGGCACAATCGAGCGCGACACATCGAAACCCGATGGCACACCGCGCAAACTGATGGACGGTTCAAAGATCGCCGCGCTGGGCTGGTCGCCGAAAATCGGTCTCGAAGAAGGCATAACCGATGCCTATCGCTGGTTTTTGGAAAACGTCGCGGAATAA
- a CDS encoding efflux RND transporter periplasmic adaptor subunit yields the protein MNYETTITAEVAEGIPADLADVRSEGGSGKKRALLIGGLGVFGLLLAIAAYFALAGGEPAGMADDNDNEQAPVVSVITPGKTTISGVVEVPGTIAARREMPVGIVGEGGRVISVPVDAGDWVRQGQVLAVIDRSVQNQQAAAQSAQIEVAKADASLAQANLDRALQLVERGFVSKADVDRLTATRDSANARVKVAQAQLSELQARNARLSVIAPAAGYVLERNVEPGQTVGGGSPALFRIARGGEMEMLAQVGETQLASLSQGVMADVVPTGTDKSFKGQVWQLSPVINPQSRQGTARIALPYAPELRPGGFATARINSGTITATVLPESAVLADDKGSFVYVVGEDSTATRRSVKTGMVTPDGLAITEGLSGTEQVVLRAGGFLNPGETIKARRDGEPMAGADAKGATKTASDRNSE from the coding sequence ATGAATTACGAAACGACAATCACAGCCGAAGTTGCAGAAGGCATTCCTGCCGATCTCGCAGACGTGCGCAGCGAAGGCGGGTCCGGCAAGAAACGCGCTCTCCTGATCGGGGGGCTTGGCGTTTTCGGACTGCTGTTGGCGATTGCGGCATATTTTGCACTGGCTGGCGGCGAGCCTGCCGGAATGGCAGACGATAATGACAATGAACAGGCGCCGGTCGTCTCTGTAATCACGCCTGGTAAAACCACGATCAGCGGCGTCGTTGAAGTTCCCGGAACAATCGCGGCACGCCGCGAAATGCCCGTCGGTATCGTCGGCGAAGGCGGACGCGTTATATCGGTGCCGGTTGATGCCGGTGATTGGGTCCGTCAGGGGCAGGTCCTGGCCGTGATCGACCGTTCGGTTCAAAATCAACAGGCCGCCGCGCAATCCGCCCAGATCGAAGTCGCGAAAGCCGATGCCAGTCTGGCGCAGGCGAACCTCGATCGCGCTCTACAATTGGTTGAGCGCGGTTTTGTTTCGAAAGCCGACGTCGACCGTCTGACCGCGACCCGCGATTCCGCCAATGCGCGCGTGAAAGTAGCGCAAGCCCAGCTTTCCGAATTGCAGGCGCGCAACGCCCGCCTCAGCGTGATCGCCCCGGCCGCGGGCTATGTTCTGGAACGCAATGTTGAACCGGGCCAAACCGTAGGCGGCGGCAGTCCCGCGCTGTTCCGCATCGCGCGCGGCGGCGAAATGGAAATGTTGGCTCAGGTCGGCGAAACACAGCTTGCCAGCCTGTCGCAAGGCGTGATGGCCGATGTCGTCCCGACCGGAACCGACAAGAGCTTTAAAGGGCAGGTGTGGCAGCTTTCACCGGTGATCAACCCGCAAAGCCGCCAAGGCACCGCGCGAATTGCTCTTCCCTATGCACCTGAGCTGCGCCCCGGTGGTTTTGCCACTGCACGCATCAACAGCGGCACCATAACCGCAACGGTTTTGCCTGAAAGTGCCGTTTTGGCCGATGATAAAGGCAGCTTTGTCTATGTCGTAGGCGAAGACAGCACGGCAACACGCCGCTCTGTGAAAACCGGAATGGTCACTCCGGATGGTCTCGCCATTACAGAGGGTCTTTCGGGCACCGAGCAAGTGGTCTTGCGTGCCGGCGGTTTCCTCAATCCCGGCGAGACAATCAAAGCCCGCCGCGATGGTGAACCCATGGCCGGCGCAGATGCCAAAGGTGCAACCAAAACCGCTTCCGACCGTAACTCAGAGTAA
- the rfbA gene encoding glucose-1-phosphate thymidylyltransferase RfbA, translated as MQRKGIILAGGSGTRLYPVTLGVSKQLLPLYDKPMIYYPLSVLMLAGIREIAIITTPEDQSQFIRTLGDGSQWGISLTYIEQPKPEGLAQAYLLAEDFLGGAASTMVLGDNIFFGHGLPELLKKAMLQPSGGTVFGYRVADPERYGVVDFDSDGSVRSIIEKPEVPASNFAVTGLYFLDDTAPQRAADLTPSARGELEITSLLESYLHDQTLEVTLMGRGFAWLDTGTHASLLDAGNFVRTLEQRQGLQTGSPDEIAYAQDWISAEQLAQRAAIFAKNDYGRYLEQLLKN; from the coding sequence ATGCAACGAAAAGGTATCATCCTCGCTGGCGGGTCCGGCACTCGCCTCTATCCGGTTACGCTTGGCGTGTCGAAACAGCTTCTCCCGCTGTATGACAAACCCATGATCTATTACCCGCTCAGCGTGTTGATGCTCGCAGGGATCCGGGAAATCGCGATCATCACGACACCAGAGGATCAATCCCAGTTCATTCGCACTCTGGGCGATGGAAGCCAGTGGGGCATTAGCCTGACCTATATCGAGCAACCCAAACCCGAAGGGTTGGCGCAGGCATATTTGCTGGCGGAAGATTTCCTCGGCGGGGCGGCATCGACGATGGTTCTGGGTGACAATATCTTTTTCGGTCATGGCTTGCCGGAATTGCTGAAAAAAGCGATGCTCCAGCCCAGTGGCGGGACAGTGTTCGGATACCGCGTGGCCGATCCTGAACGATATGGTGTTGTTGATTTCGATTCAGACGGATCAGTGCGCTCGATTATCGAGAAGCCGGAAGTGCCAGCCTCAAACTTTGCCGTAACAGGCCTCTATTTCCTGGATGACACGGCTCCGCAAAGGGCTGCCGATCTCACCCCGTCAGCGCGGGGCGAGCTTGAGATTACGTCTCTGCTCGAGAGTTATCTGCACGATCAGACGCTTGAAGTGACACTGATGGGCCGAGGATTTGCGTGGCTGGACACAGGGACTCATGCAAGTCTGCTGGATGCTGGGAATTTCGTTCGCACGCTGGAACAGCGCCAAGGTTTGCAAACCGGCAGCCCGGATGAAATCGCCTATGCTCAGGATTGGATTTCGGCCGAGCAATTGGCCCAAAGAGCCGCAATCTTCGCCAAGAACGATTACGGCCGTTATCTCGAACAGCTTTTGAAAAACTAG
- the sciP gene encoding CtrA inhibitor SciP, translating into MIENQDIRPAQVIGPLGEPLTIKDLPSPKTKRWVVRRKAEVVAAVNGGLLTIDEVLERYGLTLEEFASWQRAVDRSGMQGLRVTRIQHYRDLYERQLKY; encoded by the coding sequence ATGATTGAAAATCAGGACATCCGCCCCGCACAAGTAATCGGCCCGCTCGGCGAGCCGCTTACGATCAAGGATTTGCCGTCGCCCAAGACGAAGCGTTGGGTGGTGCGCCGCAAGGCCGAAGTGGTCGCTGCGGTGAATGGCGGTCTTTTGACCATTGACGAAGTGCTGGAGCGATACGGGCTGACTCTGGAAGAGTTCGCATCGTGGCAGCGCGCGGTTGACCGATCGGGCATGCAGGGCCTGCGCGTTACGCGTATCCAGCACTATCGCGATCTCTACGAACGCCAGCTGAAATACTAA
- the mnmA gene encoding tRNA 2-thiouridine(34) synthase MnmA — MDITATAKASPTFGLDTAALFDLPRPANECRIVVAMSGGVDSSVVAALAADTGAEVIGITLQLYDYGAATGRKGACCAGDDIADARAVSDRLGIAHYVFDHESAFRDSVVEQFADEYLAGRTPVPCIRCNMGPKFTDLFRMARELGADCLATGHYVRRLETPTGPHLYRANDPTRDQSYFLYATTQDQLDYIRFPLGGLPKTQVRELAEAAGLRNAAKPDSQDICFVPDGNYAKIVKSLRPEGGIPGDIVHALTGDVLGEHKGIVHYTVGQRKGLDIGGQPEPLYVIALDAETREVRVGPKRLLAVESAEVIETNCIGELPAGPLTAKVRSLAKPVPVTLEGDFGDNATVTLRFETPEFGVAPGQAAVIYAGERVLGGGWINATHSVAQSETAA, encoded by the coding sequence ATGGATATTACCGCCACCGCCAAAGCCAGCCCGACCTTCGGGCTTGATACCGCCGCCTTGTTCGATTTGCCGCGTCCGGCCAACGAATGCCGGATCGTTGTCGCAATGAGCGGCGGGGTCGATTCGTCCGTTGTCGCTGCATTGGCCGCCGATACCGGTGCCGAGGTGATCGGCATCACCCTACAATTGTATGATTACGGCGCAGCAACCGGGCGCAAGGGCGCTTGCTGCGCCGGAGACGATATCGCCGATGCGCGGGCAGTGTCCGACCGTTTGGGCATCGCCCATTATGTGTTCGACCATGAAAGCGCGTTTCGCGACAGTGTTGTCGAACAATTTGCAGACGAATATCTAGCAGGCCGGACACCGGTGCCCTGCATCCGCTGCAATATGGGTCCGAAATTTACCGATCTGTTTCGCATGGCGCGCGAGCTGGGTGCAGATTGCCTTGCCACCGGGCATTATGTTCGCCGCTTAGAAACGCCGACAGGCCCGCACCTTTACCGGGCAAATGATCCGACGCGCGACCAGTCGTACTTCTTGTATGCCACAACCCAGGATCAGCTGGATTACATTCGTTTCCCGCTCGGCGGCCTGCCAAAAACTCAGGTGCGCGAGCTGGCCGAAGCGGCGGGTCTGCGCAATGCCGCCAAGCCTGACAGCCAAGACATTTGTTTCGTGCCAGATGGCAATTATGCGAAAATTGTAAAATCGCTGCGCCCCGAAGGCGGCATTCCGGGTGATATAGTCCATGCCCTTACCGGCGATGTGCTCGGTGAACATAAAGGCATCGTCCATTACACAGTCGGCCAGCGCAAAGGCCTCGATATCGGCGGTCAGCCCGAACCGCTTTACGTCATCGCGCTGGATGCCGAAACGCGCGAAGTCCGCGTTGGGCCCAAGCGGTTGCTCGCAGTTGAATCGGCCGAAGTGATCGAAACCAATTGCATCGGCGAATTACCAGCCGGGCCGCTCACCGCGAAAGTCCGCAGTCTGGCTAAGCCGGTGCCGGTCACACTTGAGGGCGATTTTGGCGATAATGCGACCGTGACGCTCCGTTTCGAAACGCCGGAATTCGGCGTTGCACCGGGGCAGGCCGCGGTGATCTATGCCGGAGAACGCGTGCTTGGCGGCGGATGGATCAACGCCACGCACTCTGTTGCGCAGAGCGAAACCGCGGCTTAA
- a CDS encoding DnaJ C-terminal domain-containing protein: MNDPYGTLGVARTASEQEIKSAYRKLAKEFHPDKNSGNPKAAEKFSDATKAYDLLSDKQKRAQFDRGEIDAEGNPLNPFGGMGGGFGRGGSARGGYGGGGQPGGGFRDPEFGGFTPDDMDLGDLFEGLFGGGRARPAGNAGGRRGFGQRPPPPPKKRGADIQYRLAVPFVDAAAGNDQRITLADGKAISLKLPGGVEDGTQMRLKGKGHKGPGGDGDGIVIVEIGSHPFFRRDGDNIRMDLPLTLDEAINGAKVKCPTVDGPVMLTIKPGTNGGTVMRLAGKGWTRRGAKSASGEAKRGDQLVTLEIQLPDDLGDLKTRLGDWQDDAKPREKFGL, translated from the coding sequence ATGAACGACCCTTACGGCACCCTTGGCGTTGCGCGCACTGCATCTGAGCAAGAGATCAAGAGCGCCTATCGTAAACTCGCCAAGGAATTCCATCCGGACAAGAATTCCGGCAACCCCAAAGCGGCTGAGAAGTTTTCCGACGCGACCAAAGCGTATGATCTGCTGTCGGACAAACAAAAGCGCGCCCAATTTGATCGCGGCGAAATCGATGCCGAAGGCAACCCGCTTAATCCGTTTGGCGGAATGGGCGGCGGTTTCGGGCGCGGCGGCAGTGCGCGCGGCGGATATGGCGGCGGCGGACAGCCGGGCGGCGGATTTCGCGATCCCGAATTCGGCGGCTTTACCCCTGACGATATGGATCTGGGCGATCTGTTCGAAGGGCTGTTCGGCGGAGGACGTGCGCGTCCTGCCGGCAATGCAGGTGGCCGGCGCGGCTTTGGCCAGCGCCCGCCTCCCCCACCCAAAAAGCGCGGTGCCGATATTCAATACCGCCTCGCGGTTCCTTTCGTGGATGCAGCCGCAGGCAATGATCAACGGATCACTCTGGCCGACGGCAAAGCCATCAGTCTGAAGCTGCCAGGCGGTGTCGAGGATGGCACCCAGATGCGCCTGAAAGGCAAAGGGCATAAAGGTCCGGGCGGGGACGGTGACGGGATCGTCATCGTCGAGATCGGCAGCCATCCGTTCTTCCGCAGGGATGGCGATAATATCCGTATGGATCTGCCGCTGACCCTAGACGAGGCGATCAATGGCGCGAAGGTCAAATGCCCGACTGTTGATGGGCCGGTCATGCTGACAATCAAACCCGGCACCAATGGCGGCACTGTTATGAGGCTGGCCGGAAAAGGCTGGACCCGGCGGGGCGCAAAATCAGCCAGCGGCGAAGCCAAGCGCGGTGATCAGCTGGTGACTCTGGAAATTCAGCTGCCGGATGATCTCGGCGATCTGAAAACGCGTTTGGGTGATTGGCAGGACGATGCGAAACCACGCGAGAAATTCGGCCTTTAG
- the pdxH gene encoding pyridoxamine 5'-phosphate oxidase, protein MNDVTSLDEVQLADSVIPANADPFILFEEWFALAKNSEPNDPNAMALATSTSSGSPSVRMVLLKGHGTEEGGFTFFTNADSRKGQEIRSNMQASLLFHWKSLRRQIRIEGPLIEVTPERADAYFHSRPYKSQVGSAASDQSRPLENRQEYLDRVEQLWATHEAAGKVPRPDHWTGFTLKPERIEFWIDRDNRLHDRRLFTLKGAGDAVAWSSSLLYP, encoded by the coding sequence ATGAACGATGTGACCAGTCTCGATGAAGTGCAGCTTGCAGACAGTGTGATCCCGGCCAATGCCGATCCGTTCATTCTGTTCGAGGAATGGTTTGCTCTGGCCAAAAACAGCGAGCCCAATGATCCCAACGCTATGGCCCTGGCAACCTCGACGTCCTCTGGCTCTCCATCGGTTCGGATGGTCTTGCTAAAAGGGCATGGCACAGAGGAGGGCGGCTTTACCTTTTTTACCAACGCGGACAGCCGAAAAGGTCAGGAAATTCGCAGCAATATGCAGGCTAGCTTGCTGTTCCATTGGAAAAGCCTGCGCCGGCAAATCCGGATTGAGGGCCCATTGATCGAAGTCACGCCCGAACGCGCTGATGCCTATTTCCACTCACGCCCGTACAAAAGCCAGGTTGGTTCTGCGGCCAGCGATCAATCGCGGCCGCTGGAAAACCGGCAGGAATATCTGGACCGGGTGGAGCAATTGTGGGCCACGCATGAGGCAGCGGGCAAAGTTCCGCGGCCTGATCACTGGACCGGATTTACGCTGAAGCCGGAACGGATCGAATTCTGGATCGACCGCGATAACCGGCTGCATGATCGCCGTCTCTTCACGCTCAAGGGCGCAGGCGATGCGGTCGCTTGGTCCAGTTCGCTGCTCTATCCGTAA
- a CDS encoding YihY/virulence factor BrkB family protein produces MPDAEPGETKRAAFLAFDGADAAETGWRSALPSAIQSLGPGTRPFEVMRRTVVGTYNDGFIHAGNLAYLSMLAIFPFFILGAAVFELIGGRDKAAEMIGAIMMSMPPTVTRVIEPVAMNVVEAREGWLLWLGAGIALWTVSSLIETIRDILRRAYGTKPSRAFWKYRLLSAGLILAAVVLLMVSLFAQVAIGAAQQIIDASLPQLTELMGTLRISRIVPALGLGLSLYLLFYTLTPSDYRARRYPKWPGAAFTAVWWLGVTTALPVILRQFFAYDLTYGSLAGIMVALFFFWLVGLGLVIGANLNAALAEPEEASDISQENAG; encoded by the coding sequence ATGCCAGATGCAGAGCCCGGCGAAACAAAACGCGCCGCCTTTCTGGCTTTCGATGGCGCAGATGCGGCTGAAACCGGCTGGCGATCGGCGTTGCCTTCGGCAATTCAATCATTGGGACCGGGCACGCGCCCATTCGAAGTCATGCGCCGCACCGTGGTTGGCACGTATAACGATGGCTTTATCCACGCAGGCAACCTCGCCTATCTTTCAATGCTGGCCATTTTCCCGTTCTTCATTCTTGGCGCTGCTGTGTTTGAGCTTATCGGCGGGCGGGATAAGGCCGCTGAAATGATCGGCGCCATTATGATGTCGATGCCCCCCACTGTTACACGGGTGATCGAACCTGTTGCGATGAATGTTGTCGAAGCGCGGGAAGGGTGGCTGCTGTGGCTAGGCGCTGGAATTGCCCTTTGGACGGTTTCGAGTTTGATCGAGACAATCCGGGATATCTTGCGCCGCGCATACGGCACCAAGCCAAGCCGCGCTTTTTGGAAATATCGTCTGCTGTCAGCTGGTCTTATTCTGGCCGCAGTGGTCCTTTTGATGGTGAGCCTGTTCGCGCAGGTCGCGATTGGCGCCGCGCAGCAGATCATTGATGCCAGCCTGCCGCAATTGACCGAATTGATGGGCACGTTGCGGATATCGCGCATCGTTCCTGCACTGGGTCTTGGCCTGTCGCTATACCTGTTGTTCTACACGCTCACCCCGAGCGATTATCGCGCACGGCGCTATCCCAAATGGCCCGGCGCCGCCTTTACCGCAGTGTGGTGGCTTGGCGTGACAACCGCGCTTCCGGTTATTTTACGGCAGTTTTTCGCTTACGATTTGACCTATGGCAGCCTTGCCGGAATTATGGTCGCGCTGTTCTTTTTCTGGCTCGTCGGGCTGGGTCTGGTTATTGGCGCAAACTTGAACGCAGCGCTCGCAGAACCCGAAGAGGCGAGTGACATTTCACAGGAGAATGCAGGATGA
- a CDS encoding PhzF family phenazine biosynthesis protein, producing MTLTIPYWHVDAFSNAPFGGNQAAVMVLDEWLPDDVLQAIGEENNFAETAFVVPDASGEADWELRWFTPTDEVALCGHATLASGHVLLTRDDAARARDRVAFRTRKAGVLEVVRAGDAYELALPLTRVAPASQPDLLAALGFRGEAFLSYDGAEQTAIVLMQNEAEIRSLAPDMEALRRIDLMAICTAPGDNHDVVSRVFVPAWGVDEDSVTGSAHAALAPFWAERLGKSEMTAHQASTRGGDLTIRLADDRAWLGGPCVTVVEGAFYLAG from the coding sequence GTGACGCTCACGATCCCTTATTGGCATGTCGATGCCTTTTCGAATGCGCCATTTGGCGGAAATCAGGCTGCTGTCATGGTGCTTGATGAATGGCTGCCCGACGATGTCCTGCAGGCCATTGGCGAGGAAAACAATTTTGCCGAGACGGCATTCGTCGTTCCTGATGCGAGCGGAGAAGCGGATTGGGAGCTGCGCTGGTTCACGCCGACAGACGAGGTTGCGTTATGCGGCCATGCGACGCTTGCCAGTGGGCATGTCCTGCTCACGCGTGATGACGCGGCGCGCGCGCGTGACCGGGTTGCGTTTCGTACGCGCAAAGCAGGCGTGCTCGAAGTGGTGCGTGCCGGTGATGCCTATGAATTGGCGCTGCCTTTAACGCGGGTTGCACCCGCATCCCAGCCCGATTTGCTCGCCGCGCTTGGCTTTCGCGGGGAGGCTTTCCTGTCGTATGACGGCGCCGAGCAAACCGCGATTGTCCTGATGCAGAACGAAGCCGAGATTCGCAGCCTCGCCCCCGATATGGAGGCATTGCGGCGGATCGATCTGATGGCGATCTGCACCGCGCCGGGTGACAATCACGATGTCGTCAGCCGCGTTTTTGTGCCGGCTTGGGGTGTCGATGAAGATAGCGTTACAGGATCGGCTCACGCGGCGCTTGCACCGTTTTGGGCGGAGAGGCTGGGCAAGTCCGAAATGACCGCGCATCAGGCCAGCACCCGCGGCGGCGATCTCACCATCCGGCTTGCTGATGATCGGGCGTGGCTCGGCGGGCCGTGCGTGACTGTGGTCGAAGGCGCGTTTTACCTCGCCGGGTAG
- a CDS encoding GlsB/YeaQ/YmgE family stress response membrane protein has translation MGWIIALVVGGVAGWLASLVMNRDASMGIFWNIVVGCVGSIVGNMIAGPLLGISGSVQEFSITGLIVAVIGAVVLLGVMNLIQRGRVR, from the coding sequence ATGGGATGGATTATTGCTTTGGTCGTTGGCGGTGTTGCAGGCTGGCTTGCTAGCCTTGTGATGAATCGCGACGCCTCGATGGGCATTTTCTGGAACATTGTTGTCGGCTGTGTCGGTTCGATCGTTGGCAACATGATCGCCGGTCCGCTGCTTGGCATCAGCGGCAGCGTGCAGGAATTCTCGATCACAGGCCTCATTGTTGCCGTGATCGGCGCAGTGGTTCTGCTGGGCGTGATGAACCTGATCCAGCGCGGACGCGTTCGCTAA